TCCTGTTGGAGCTGACACCAAAAACCGCGCCCTCCGCTCTGGTCAACAACCTCAAGACCGTCACTTCCAGGCTGATCCGCAAGGAGTTCTCCAAGCATCTGCGGAAGTTCTATTGCCAAAAGCCCCTCTTCTGGAGCCGCAGCTACTGCATCATCACCGTGGGTGGCGCCCCGCTTGCAGTCCTGAAACAATACATCGAGGGACAAAACATGCCGGACTGATCGCCCTGACGGACGATAGCGCCGCTTCATCACCACCTCAATCGCCGCCCGATTATGGGTGGAGCACTGCGGCGTGGGCTCGGGTAGAAACGCCTATGACGTCCCAAAGGATAAACTCATGCATACCTAAGGCTGTATCATCATGTTTTTTTCTAACAGAACTCATAGGGCTGTTCAGTCGTTTCTTGATTTCTCTCCATTTAGAGTTCATAGTTAGTCTTGTGATCAACGAAGCTTTCAAAGAGGAAGTCAATGTCATAATTGGTGATATTTCTCTACCTGGAACATTAGAAATTCCTCCTGGAGCAAGGGGTATTGTGCTTTTTGCTCATGGAAGTGGAAGTAGTCGTTTTAGTCCTAGGAACCAGTTTGTAGCCAAGACATTGAGAGAAAAAGGATCAGCTACCCTTCTTTTTGATCTTCTTACCTCTGATGAAGAAGCCGAAGATGAATTTAGCGGTATTTATCGATTTGATATCGGGTTGCTTGCTCGAAGGCTTGTAGGTGCAGCGCATTGGCTGAGGTCACAGAAAGTGACCAAAGGTTATGCAATAGGATTTTTCGGTTCGAGTACCGGGGGAGGAGCAGCCTTGGTTGCTGCTGCTGAGCTTGGAGAAAAGGTAAAAGCGGTTGTTTCTCGTGGAGGCCGACCTGATTTAGCGGGAGAATTTCTTCCAAAGGTTAAGGCTCCAACTCTTCTCATCGTGGGTAGTCTTGATGAATTTGTTTTAAGACTCAATGAACAAGCAATGGATTCCCTTCGATGCGAAAAAGAACTGATAGTTATTCCTGGGGCTTCTCATCTTTTTGAAGAACCGGGTACTCTAGATCGAGTTGCAACTTTTGCAGCAGATTGGTTTTCAGCCCATTGGTCCAAAACCTAACTTTATTTCAATTAGAGCCTACTCGTTCTGTCAGGCAAATCTATTTTTTTTATCAAGTATCAATAAACCGAGCTTTCTTGCCTTGTTGAAGTCTGTTTGATTTGAATGTCTGCATATAGACCAGAACTTTTTTTCGTTCAAGCCGTTCCTCAAACCCTAGCCAACCATTCCTTTACTTGCCAAAAGCGTCATTGACGTTGGGCAGGGCAGTTTTACCCCTTTGTTAGGTTCTGGAATTGAGCAAGCAAATCCTACCTTTTTGTTTTCATCTAAGTCATAGCTAAAGCTTGTTTGAGACGATCAAGGCTTTCTTTCAATACATCTACGATGTTTATGATCTCTGCCTCTGTAACAGTGAAAGGAGGACAAACAAGTAAAGCTTCTCCTGAAACGCCATCGACCATTCCTTGACAAGGATAGAAAAAGACCCCTAGCTCCAGAGCGCTTGTTATGATCTTGCCTAGACAACCTTCCTTTGGATCAAAGGGTTCTTTTGTTTGCTTATTGCGAACAATTTCTACACCCCAAAAGAGTCCCTTTCCTCTAATATCTCCCACTAGAGGATGATCCGAGAGTGCCTTTTTTAAAGACTCTCCTAAAAAGGCCCCTATACGGTTGGAGTGTTCAATGAGTCTTTCAGACTCTATAATCTCAAGAACTTTGTTTGCAACTGTACAACCTAGGGGATTGGAAGTATAGGTATAAAACATAAAACTTTTTGCTTTTTGTTCGCATTTTTGAACCAGTTCTTCTTTAACGGCGATCATTCCCATGGGGCTATATCCA
The DNA window shown above is from Methylacidiphilum caldifontis and carries:
- a CDS encoding dienelactone hydrolase family protein — encoded protein: MINEAFKEEVNVIIGDISLPGTLEIPPGARGIVLFAHGSGSSRFSPRNQFVAKTLREKGSATLLFDLLTSDEEAEDEFSGIYRFDIGLLARRLVGAAHWLRSQKVTKGYAIGFFGSSTGGGAALVAAAELGEKVKAVVSRGGRPDLAGEFLPKVKAPTLLIVGSLDEFVLRLNEQAMDSLRCEKELIVIPGASHLFEEPGTLDRVATFAADWFSAHWSKT